DNA from Fusarium musae strain F31 chromosome 7, whole genome shotgun sequence:
ATCTCCCCCAATCGATAAATCATAAGACCTATTGATAAGCCAGAAGGGATCCAGCTTAGCTCTATCGCCACTTAACTCTAATTCGTGGCTTCTGTCACCGCCTGGCCAGTGAGATCCATGAACGTTATCTTCTGTGATACGCTGAAGTGTGACTAAAACTCGAAGGCCTTACTTGTTCTTATCGTGTCAGAAAAACAATCCTCAGCTCACAAACCATTAAGGCGACTTCATATCGCGTGCCTGCCAACCCAATTCAGCTACACTCTCACTGACAGTGCCCCCGGAGTTGTCAATCTTTGATTCCAGATCTCAAATCGACCCCACGGCCTCCGATCTGGCGATATGGAGCCTACTGTAAGAAGATTTGATTGGTTTGTTTATCTAGCGGCCGGCGGCCATGTCCCTTTCCGACGGCGATCAGCACCTCTCCCCTTCTGCAGATAGAAATGAGATAACGGGGCCTGGACCCGAGATTTATCGATAAGCATCAAGTTAATGCATTTTTGAAGCTTTTAACACTTATTTGGCCACCCAGTTTCGCAGTCGCAAAGTTAAATACCGCGAAACGGAAGCCCGTGAACCACTGCCACCTGTTATGGAGTACAAATGTGCCGAGCTGCTTCCAGCTCTCACCGTCAAGACTATAGTAGAAGTGTGCTTCCCTCACAGGAGACAGACCGAAAGCTGGGGTCACATCAGCTTCAACACGAAGCCAGATCTCGTGCGCGTCTATGGAGGGACCTGTTGCTGCGACCGTGCCTCTGCTGACAGTCTGCCACTGCTGGTTCATATTAATCTCGTTCACAAACACAACCTTAGTGCCATTTGTATCTCGGTGCACGCCTATATATGCCGATTCGTCGCGGAATATGGCTGCCCCAGCACGATCACCTTGGGTGAGACCGCTGATATTGAGGTGCCAGGTCGCTGCAGATCGTGGGCCTGTAATGCGATGAGTTAGAGTGTTTCGTGCATTAAAGAGGTCCCCAACGACAGAGGCAGTCTTGAGAGTCAAGCCGTCTGACCCGAGTTCGAAGTATTCTGAGTCAGGGCTGTGATTCCACTCCCACTCTGGATGCAAGGTTGGCGCGGAAAAGTCATCAAGACGTTCGACACCTGGGACAGTCTTGTTTGTCTGAACCGGAATAGCATATGTCACTCCCCAGCCGCCATTGGCATCGAGTACAATCGATGGCCAGTCATCCTCAGACCACGTGATGGGGGCCAGAACAGGAACACGGCCGGCAGGATAAGCATCCATGAAGGCGAGGTAATGCCAGTCGCCTTCGGGAGTGTCCACCATGCCGCCCTGGTGAGCATAGCCGGCGTTGGAGAGTGGACCAGAAAGATTATCCCAGAACTCCCGGACCTCGTATTTGCCGAACGGCTTAGTTGAGCGAAGGATGTATTGGCCGCTAGCAACTTTCGTAGGACACACCCAGTAGTAGCCCCGGGTTTTGTACAGATGGGCGCCTTCGAGATACAAATCATCGCCGCTATCGTAAATGGTCTCGGTACGCACGACGCTCAGCCCATCATCGGAAAGCTGAGTAACGCGGAGCTGTCGGTTGCCCCATGTCACGTACatggtatcatcatcatcgaagaAGATTCCATTATCGTAGAAGCACTCGTCAATGGTCCCTTCAAGAGTCCATTCCCAATTGTCATTCTCGCCGTCGTTGTCGGCGGCACCATTCCCTGGAGCCGTGTAGAGGAAGGTCTTGCCAGTGGATTGAATGCAACCCATCCAGTAGAATTTATCGTGAGACTTGCGATATCTCATTGAGCTCGCCCAAACACCTTTGACATAAGCGCGGTCATTGTCGCCATTGAGTTTGTATTCTTTCCCAAAATCCACAACGTCGGGAACGCTGTGTGTTACTGGCGTCCAATTCACCAAGTCGTAGGATTTCAGGACTGGAGCCCCAGGAGAGAAGGCGAAGGTGGATGTCGAGTAGTAGTAGACAGAGCCGACCCGAAAAACATCTATATCTGGAAGATCCTGAAATAGGACCGGGTTGCTGAACGTTCCCTCCTGCCGTATGTCTAGGGCCATCCGAGCCGATGTCGCGGCACTGAGACCAGACATTAGACCGGCTACCAGCAAAGAAGATATGTACGATCGCATTGGTAGACAGGTTGGTTACAAACGGAGACAAATCCAAGATGAGTGAGCCGAGAGAAACGAGGAGTAATGTCCTGTTATGTGTAAATGGCTATTATATATGTAGGGGATTTCTCTTGCGGATAAACAAGACTGCCAGTGTAATGAGATCTGTTGTTTCTATTTACCCGGCATAATACCCTAAATGTCCTCACAACTTCTGTGGCCCTTGGAGTCTTGGAAGTGCTTGTCCCACTTCAGGCTTTCCGCGCCAATCACATTACGTTGTGCCCCCCTTTTGGGCCAGGATCAGAGCAGGAATTCCACTAGTACCCCGCAATGCTGGGGTATTGAAATTTCACACCAGTAATGCGTTGCGCAAGTCTTGAAGACAATGAGTACGTGAAGTCAATAAACCCAGTCTCGGTACTCTGTACAGGGTATGATATGCGTCATGTCTATAGCACCTAACGTGGCGGTTATACTTAAAGAGTCATAAAGATGATAGCTAATTCAGAGATTTCTAGAAGTCGTCACTGTATTTAAAAGTGCCTGATGACATCGATTGAGGTATATTGACAGACTATGGAGTCACATCAAGTATTTGCCTATCGGTACTGAATCTGCTAGTTTAAAGACTAAGAACTGATAGGTCTCTTGATAGCAGAGCTTATAGCATTGTCTATCTAGACAGTATCTACTTAGTTCACTCAACGATTTACTATACTCTTAAGCAAACTCTTTCTCAACTGCACTGGTAATACTCTTCTCATCCGCCTCGCCTCGGATCTTCTGTTGCTCGGCGATGGCCTTATCTGCCTCAAAGTAAACGTCAGGCCTTGCGAGCTGAGTAGCAGTTTTGTTGCGGAAGACGAAAATGTCCGGATGCTCAGCGAAAAAGCGGTCAATGTCTTCCAAAGAGCGATTTGCAGTCTCGGGGTAGAACAGGTAGGTGATCGGCACGAAGGCAGCACAGATAACAGCCCAGATCACCCAGAAGCGGTAGCCAAGATTGGCAATGCCTGGAGGCGTAATCTGAGCAACCATGTAGTTCATAATCCTAAACCATTGTGTTAGTAGACATTGTTAGAAGGTACGATGTTGACCTACCAGTTGGATGCCATAGCCAAGCTAGCACCCTTGGCCCGGAAAGCCAAAGCGTTCACCTCTGTAGGATAGAGCCACGGCACGGCCAAGACGCCCATACCGAACGCCGCaaagaaggcaaagaaacCAAAGATGGCGGCGCAACCCCACGAGAATCGGTTGCCCTTGCCGAGTTCGATCTGGGAGGCGGCGATCGAGATGATGGTCCAGCAGAGAGCACAGGCGGCGGCAGACACCATCATGACCTGACGTCTACCGTAACGCTCAATGACAAACCAggcgagaaaagagaaaacgagGTAGTCGATCGATCCAGCAGCAGCTAGAACCCGGGCCATAAATTCGCTGAGGCCGAGGGCGTTGATGAAGACGTATGTCATGTAGTAACTAGTTACGTTGATGCCCGAGATCTAGTACTTCTTGGTTAACCCTCTCCGTACCATTGAATCGTGAGTAATGGAGATAGGGAACAATGGAACTAACCTGGTTCATACATTGCATCCATGCGCCGAGAATCATTCTCCTTACTGCACCAGATGGACCATGCCCGGTGATGAGCTGCCACCATGTACACTCATCACCATGTTCCTTATCCatgatatccttgatgatggcatATTGGGTTCGTACTGAGGGTGAGTCCACAGTAGCACCGTGCCCTTCAAGCGCGGCTAGGACCTCAAGAGCCTCTTCATGTTTCTCCTTGCGCATAAGCAGACGGGGAGAGTCGGGGAGGAAGGGACACATAAGACAGACGAGGGCAGAGAAGACTTGGAATGCAAATTAGCAACGGAGGCTTTATTGTATAAGGACATTTGGAATGGAACTCACAGATCTGAAATGCGAGAGGGAATCTCCAGCTGGCGCTTCCTGGTACGAACGAGAAGCCGAGTGTCAACCAATTAGAGATGGAAAAGCCTGTGATACAGTTGGCCATCTGAATAATTATCAGCTTGCCACGGCTGGCAGTCTTTGCTGTTTCCGACTGCCATACGCCAGCAGTCGCAGTGTTCATGCCAGTTCCGACACCTGAAGCATGTGTATCAGCAATCTCTATTGATAAAGGGACAACATGGGAGTCGAGTTCTTACCTGCTACAACGCGACCAACATACATCTGTGCTGGACCGAAAACAGTAGCCTGAATAATAGCGCCGAGGGCAATGATCAAACTTCCAACAATGAGCGTCTTGGGTCGTCCAAGTTTGTCACCTGTATATAGCGTTGAGAGCGCACCACCAAAACAGCCAAGGTTGTATACAGATGTCATGGTTCCTTGTGCCTCGACGGAAGGATGGCCCACGGTCTCGATGAAATCTTTGGAAACGAGAATGTTACCAAAAACGCCCTGATGAGTTGGTCTTGTTAGCAGAGGTCGTCTTACAGGATTGTCTGCTTGCTTCTCATACTTGATCGTAGCCGTAGAAGACTAGCACAGTTGACGCTGCGAGACTGATCCAAACAGTCAGGCTCTCTCCAGAGCCGCCAAGGTACTTTCGGCCCATGATGTACTCTCAGTCACCAAGGAATGGTGAACTGTGCTTGATTTATGAGGTTGCCGGCAAATGCTAATGGATGGTTTGCAAGATCGGACCATGTGTTGTAAGATCTACAGTGTGGAAATGGGCCCCATATCGCCTTTTGTACTTGAATGTCAAGAGCCACTTCAATTCACTTAACACAAAACGGACTGCGGGCCTTGATACATGATCAGCATCTTAATTGGCGAATCAAGACCTCACGATGCTCGGAAAGCCTGTTTGCGACTTTGACTTCTCCGCATTCTGGCTCCTAGAAATCTGGGGCCGACTGCTGAATTCCGGGGTAACGCTAGCCGAGTCGGCACTCTTATTCTTCCGTTTGTGGACTGGTGCTCAGTGAACAAACTAGACTTGAGCGAGTAAAATTTGCGGTAGAATTGAGGATCTTTGCGGGGTTCGGTTACAAAAACGCTGGTCCGATACTCAATGTGGAAATTTAAGCGCTGGGTGCAACCCTTGCTCGTATTTCCATCTGCCCAACCTCCAGGTCTTCGAACTAATGATGTCTTGATATGCATGACACGTGAATACCCCGCGGGGTTAGTATCGTGGGGAAGCATGCTTTAGTTAGATTCTGAGTCATATCATGAGCTGCCAACACTCTCTGTGTGGAGGATGGACCGGAGGCGAGACATTCCTCAAAGGTCGCTTAAAGTCAAACACTGACTTGTTCATTCAGTTCACTTGACTACAGTCGAACCCGTTTTTGCATTATCTACACAAGCTTACTTTCAGCCGTCAGTCATTCATCGAGCTTCTTTTACCTTGGACGAAAAATATACATCACGAAAGAACAATGTCACTCACAGTCAAAGGCAAAACCGCTGTTGTCACAGGAGCAGGCTCAGGAATATGCTATCATTTCTCCAAAGTCCTCCTCGAGCGGGGATGCAATGTTGTCATGGCCGACCTTGCTCTTCGGCCTGAGGCGGCCGAGTTACTGAAGGCATTCCCTTCTCAGGCTTTATACCAGCCGACCGATGTCACAAAATGGGATCAACTCGATCACGCATTTGAGGTTGCTAAGAAGGAATTTGGAGGCTATGACATCGTGTGCCCTGGTGCTGGCGTATACGACCCGGTAAGTATTCCTCAAGTCTATTATACCTAGTCTATGTGCGAGCACAAGTCTTGACATTTTCTAGCCCTTTTCAAACTTCTGGCACCCAGCCGGCACAGCGTTATCAAAAGACGTGCACAGCGAAAGTCGTTTCACAAGCCTTGACATCAACTTGACGCACCCGATCTACGCAACCCAAAAGGCCATTGCGCATTTCacagagaaca
Protein-coding regions in this window:
- a CDS encoding hypothetical protein (CAZy:GH43); the protein is MSGLSAATSARMALDIRQEGTFSNPVLFQDLPDIDVFRVGSVYYYSTSTFAFSPGAPVLKSYDLVNWTPVTHSVPDVVDFGKEYKLNGDNDRAYVKGVWASSMRYRKSHDKFYWMGCIQSTGKTFLYTAPGNGAADNDGENDNWEWTLEGTIDECFYDNGIFFDDDDTMYVTWGNRQLRVTQLSDDGLSVVRTETIYDSGDDLYLEGAHLYKTRGYYWVCPTKVASGQYILRSTKPFGKYEVREFWDNLSGPLSNAGYAHQGGMVDTPEGDWHYLAFMDAYPAGRVPVLAPITWSEDDWPSIVLDANGGWGVTYAIPVQTNKTVPGVERLDDFSAPTLHPEWEWNHSPDSEYFELGSDGLTLKTASVVGDLFNARNTLTHRITGPRSAATWHLNISGLTQGDRAGAAIFRDESAYIGVHRDTNGTKVVFVNEINMNQQWQTVSRGTVAATGPSIDAHEIWLRVEADVTPAFGLSPVREAHFYYSLDGGSGSRASVSRYLTLRLRNWVAK